Proteins encoded in a region of the Salipiger sp. CCB-MM3 genome:
- a CDS encoding glycosyltransferase family 2 protein, with product MRTGPTITAVVCLRNEAAFLLDWLAHHYAAGISHVVALSNDCQDGTDAMLDRLAEVAPLTHIRNDGPYDKGGIQFTGLKLADKAPAVQQADWLLALDVDEFVNVHTGDHTLPALIAALPEATAIPLTWRLFGNAGVLRYTDVPVPQQFTRAAPVRMFWPWRSAMFKTLYRNDGTYRKLGVHRPRNPDPAKLGAARWFDGEGRELDAQFHTRRIFSNYGRSNYRLAQLNHYPLGAMESYVLKADRGRAVHSDHMLGLDYWCERNFNTDEDLSIAALAAPSAARRADLAADPQLADLHAQAVRWRQTRFSELMAEEPFRALMGRLMMTPPSRPLSPELARPLIAAATRARLGEED from the coding sequence GTGAGGACGGGTCCGACGATCACTGCGGTTGTCTGCCTGCGCAACGAGGCGGCCTTCCTGCTCGACTGGCTGGCGCATCATTACGCCGCCGGGATCAGCCATGTGGTCGCGCTCAGCAACGATTGTCAGGATGGCACCGACGCGATGCTGGACCGTCTGGCCGAGGTCGCGCCGCTGACCCACATCCGCAACGACGGCCCCTATGACAAGGGCGGCATCCAGTTCACCGGCCTGAAACTGGCCGACAAGGCCCCCGCCGTGCAGCAGGCCGACTGGCTGCTGGCGCTCGACGTCGATGAGTTCGTCAACGTCCATACCGGCGATCACACCCTGCCCGCGCTCATCGCGGCGCTGCCCGAGGCGACGGCGATCCCGCTCACCTGGCGGCTGTTCGGCAACGCCGGGGTGCTGCGCTACACGGATGTGCCGGTGCCGCAGCAGTTCACCCGCGCCGCGCCGGTGCGGATGTTCTGGCCGTGGCGCTCGGCGATGTTCAAGACGCTCTACCGGAACGATGGCACCTATCGGAAGCTGGGCGTGCACCGTCCGCGCAACCCCGATCCGGCAAAGCTCGGTGCGGCGCGCTGGTTCGATGGCGAAGGGCGCGAACTTGACGCGCAGTTCCACACCCGGCGCATCTTTTCGAACTACGGGCGCTCGAACTACCGGCTGGCGCAGCTCAACCACTACCCGCTCGGCGCAATGGAGAGCTATGTGCTGAAGGCCGACCGGGGCCGCGCGGTGCACAGCGATCACATGCTCGGGCTCGATTATTGGTGCGAGCGCAATTTCAACACCGACGAAGACCTCAGCATCGCCGCGCTGGCCGCACCATCAGCGGCGCGCCGCGCCGACCTCGCCGCCGACCCGCAATTGGCCGATCTGCATGCGCAGGCGGTGCGCTGGCGCCAGACGCGGTTTTCCGAGCTGATGGCCGAAGAGCCCTTCCGCGCGCTCATGGGCCGCCTGATGATGACCCCGCCCTCGCGCCCGCTGAGCCCGGAACTCGCGCGCCCGCTGATCGCTGCGGCGACCCGTGCGCGGCTTGGCGAGGAGGACTGA
- a CDS encoding serine hydrolase domain-containing protein, with the protein MSQSSAVSRRAFLATSAAALGLPLAAPALAQSRAWAGRAEGLDQLHALLVWRGGAALYEEAFRGPGLDRIANVKSVSKTLVALLTGIAIEQGEIGGVEAPVLPLLGRAPTGDSRDDLTVGDLLSMRGGLVRTSGASYGAWVASDNWLDSALQLDPQARPGGRFIYSTGGWHVLGAALSAATGESLLSLARSGLGDPLGIDVAPWVRDPQGRYLGGNDMGLTPRGLLRIGEMVRQNGGWQGRQVVPQRWIETSWQPRARSPFSGDQYGYGWFLTRFDGAQAAYARGYGGQMLVVVPEREMVIAITSDPMRPARSGGYFGDLRGLVDQIVSDA; encoded by the coding sequence ATGAGCCAATCCTCCGCCGTCTCCCGCCGCGCTTTCCTTGCCACCTCCGCAGCCGCGCTTGGCCTGCCGCTGGCCGCGCCCGCGCTGGCGCAGAGCCGCGCTTGGGCGGGGCGGGCCGAGGGGCTTGATCAACTGCACGCGCTGCTGGTCTGGCGTGGCGGCGCGGCGCTTTATGAAGAGGCGTTTCGCGGGCCGGGACTGGACCGGATCGCCAACGTCAAATCGGTGTCGAAAACGCTGGTGGCGCTGCTGACCGGCATTGCCATCGAGCAAGGCGAGATCGGCGGCGTTGAGGCGCCGGTGCTGCCGCTTCTGGGACGCGCGCCGACCGGCGACAGCCGCGATGATCTGACAGTGGGCGATCTGCTGTCGATGCGCGGCGGGCTGGTGCGCACCTCCGGGGCGTCTTACGGCGCATGGGTGGCCAGCGACAATTGGCTCGACAGCGCGCTGCAGCTGGACCCGCAGGCGCGGCCGGGCGGGCGGTTCATCTATTCCACGGGGGGCTGGCACGTCCTGGGCGCGGCGCTGAGCGCGGCCACGGGCGAAAGCCTGCTGAGCCTTGCGCGCAGCGGGCTGGGCGATCCCTTGGGGATCGACGTGGCGCCTTGGGTGCGCGATCCGCAGGGGCGCTATCTGGGCGGCAACGACATGGGGCTGACCCCGCGCGGCCTGCTTCGGATCGGCGAGATGGTGCGGCAGAACGGCGGGTGGCAGGGGCGGCAGGTGGTGCCGCAGCGGTGGATTGAGACCTCGTGGCAGCCGCGCGCGCGCTCACCGTTCTCGGGCGATCAATACGGCTATGGCTGGTTCCTGACGCGGTTCGACGGCGCGCAGGCGGCCTATGCGCGGGGATACGGCGGGCAGATGCTGGTGGTGGTGCCGGAGCGCGAGATGGTGATCGCGATCACCTCGGACCCGATGCGCCCGGCGCGCTCGGGGGGCTATTTCGGCGATTTGCGCGGCCTCGTGGATCAGATCGTCTCAGACGCCTGA
- a CDS encoding FkbM family methyltransferase — MDTAKPPRDPYLHSRGLRIPKHPQLTTGRVRGAIKGETYERKECDAVSRVVHEGDRVLELGGGIGYMSTLLSVRRKVASVTSYEANPALIPYIRQVHAANGVTNVDLRNALLSPDGGDPVPFYVRRNFLASSMDRESDPDSITETVPVPRHSMPEVLAETAPDVLVCDIEGAEAELLPAGDWSCLRVAVIELHPQWIGQRGVQAVFDAMQRAGLTYFPKASEAKVVTFRRGW, encoded by the coding sequence ATGGACACGGCCAAACCGCCGCGCGACCCCTATCTGCACTCGCGCGGGCTGCGTATCCCCAAGCATCCGCAGCTGACCACCGGGCGCGTGCGCGGCGCGATCAAGGGCGAGACCTATGAGCGCAAGGAATGCGACGCCGTGAGCCGCGTGGTGCACGAAGGCGACCGGGTGCTCGAACTGGGCGGCGGCATCGGCTATATGTCGACGCTGCTGTCGGTGCGGCGCAAGGTGGCCAGCGTCACCAGCTATGAGGCCAACCCGGCGCTCATCCCCTATATCCGGCAGGTCCACGCCGCCAATGGCGTCACCAATGTCGATCTGCGCAATGCGCTGCTCTCGCCAGACGGCGGTGATCCAGTGCCCTTTTATGTGCGGCGCAACTTCCTCGCCTCCTCGATGGACCGCGAGAGCGATCCGGACAGCATCACCGAGACCGTGCCCGTGCCGCGCCACAGTATGCCCGAGGTACTCGCCGAGACCGCGCCGGACGTGCTGGTCTGCGATATCGAGGGCGCCGAGGCCGAACTGCTGCCCGCAGGCGACTGGTCGTGCCTGCGCGTGGCGGTGATCGAACTGCACCCGCAGTGGATCGGCCAGCGCGGCGTGCAGGCGGTGTTCGACGCCATGCAGCGCGCCGGGCTCACCTATTTCCCCAAGGCGTCGGAGGCGAAGGTGGTCACCTTTCGGCGCGGCTGGTGA
- a CDS encoding glycosyltransferase family 2 protein: MRICAVTCVKNEGPFVLEWVAYHRLIGVTDFLIYSNDCDDGTDALLDALVPAGVVHLPNPAEGRNYQMEALKDAARQDLVTGADWVWVADVDEFPNIHVGDHSFAALIEACGNPQAISLSFQFFANDGVETFEDRPVIGQFCRAHNPDLWCDQSAIEVKTLVRRDFPLQYFGAHRPFARKSRAPESWTDGAGRAVPGPFLSAAKPRRIRKFPAAGARRFATLNHYALRSLDSYLVKTERGDVNREGRVFDESYWQERNDPAWEDRSIQRMLPALEAEIAALRTLPEVARLHDLSVQAHRAKVGMLRARPEIAARAAHLAALPALPPGEAELIAELGLAETPR, translated from the coding sequence CTGCGCATCTGCGCGGTCACCTGCGTGAAGAACGAAGGCCCCTTCGTGCTCGAATGGGTGGCCTATCATCGGCTGATCGGCGTCACCGACTTTCTGATCTATTCCAACGATTGCGACGATGGCACCGATGCGCTGCTCGATGCGCTGGTGCCCGCGGGCGTGGTGCATCTGCCGAACCCGGCCGAGGGGCGCAATTACCAGATGGAGGCGCTAAAGGACGCCGCGCGGCAGGATCTGGTCACCGGCGCCGATTGGGTCTGGGTGGCCGATGTGGACGAGTTTCCCAATATCCACGTGGGCGATCACAGCTTTGCCGCGCTGATCGAGGCGTGCGGCAATCCCCAGGCGATCTCGCTCAGCTTTCAGTTCTTCGCCAATGATGGCGTCGAGACCTTCGAGGACCGCCCGGTGATCGGCCAGTTCTGCCGCGCGCACAACCCCGACCTCTGGTGCGACCAGAGCGCCATCGAGGTGAAGACGCTGGTGCGCCGCGACTTCCCGCTGCAATATTTCGGTGCCCATCGCCCCTTTGCCCGTAAGTCCCGCGCGCCCGAAAGCTGGACCGATGGCGCCGGGCGCGCCGTGCCCGGCCCGTTCCTCAGCGCTGCCAAACCGCGCCGCATCCGCAAGTTCCCCGCCGCCGGGGCGCGGCGCTTTGCGACGCTCAACCATTACGCGCTGCGCTCGCTCGACAGCTATCTGGTGAAAACCGAGCGCGGCGACGTGAACCGCGAGGGCCGGGTGTTCGACGAGAGCTATTGGCAAGAGCGCAACGACCCGGCGTGGGAAGACCGCTCGATCCAGCGCATGCTTCCGGCGCTGGAGGCGGAGATCGCCGCGCTGCGCACCCTGCCCGAGGTGGCGCGGCTGCATGATCTGTCGGTGCAGGCGCATCGCGCCAAGGTCGGCATGCTGCGCGCCCGGCCCGAGATCGCCGCCCGCGCCGCGCATCTGGCCGCCCTGCCCGCGCTGCCGCCGGGTGAGGCCGAGCTGATCGCCGAGCTTGGCCTTGCGGAGACGCCGCGATGA
- a CDS encoding sulfotransferase family protein: MIVVNLGLPKSGTTTLGVALQRAGLRVADYRLRRGKCPDPSIAGSFVARQLYDGYFGSGDPLQRLGGLDALTEISVLNTRLCLWPQTDFGLIEALRSRHPELKFLASTRDPQAMAHSMLRWSDLGSNRLPRGAVPGLPAGYGETRLERAQWIAAHHAFLARIFADDPRFLAYDIEDPEAPARISAHLGVDLPWWGKANENLSGRRGAAAETP, from the coding sequence ATGATCGTCGTGAACCTCGGCCTGCCCAAAAGCGGCACCACAACGCTCGGCGTCGCGCTGCAGCGAGCCGGGCTGCGCGTGGCCGACTACCGGCTGCGGCGCGGCAAATGTCCCGACCCGTCGATCGCCGGCAGCTTTGTGGCGCGGCAGCTCTATGACGGGTACTTCGGCTCGGGCGATCCCTTGCAGCGGCTCGGCGGGCTCGATGCGCTGACCGAGATCAGCGTGCTCAACACGCGGCTCTGCCTCTGGCCGCAGACCGACTTTGGGCTGATCGAGGCGCTGCGCAGCCGTCATCCCGAGCTGAAGTTCCTAGCCTCCACGCGCGACCCGCAGGCGATGGCGCATTCCATGCTGCGCTGGTCCGACCTAGGCAGCAACCGCCTGCCGCGTGGCGCAGTGCCCGGCCTGCCCGCAGGCTATGGCGAGACCCGGCTGGAGCGGGCGCAGTGGATCGCCGCGCATCATGCCTTTCTCGCCCGCATCTTCGCGGATGACCCGCGCTTCCTTGCCTATGACATCGAAGACCCCGAAGCGCCTGCGCGTATCTCGGCGCATCTCGGCGTTGATCTGCCGTGGTGGGGCAAGGCCAACGAGAACCTCTCGGGGCGGCGCGGCGCGGCGGCGGAGACGCCATGA
- a CDS encoding AAA family ATPase gives MMDHQGAGLPGSIDAVQDMLARSGYVCPRPLATVLFLALRLGRPLFLEGEAGVGKTEIAKALSLATGRRLIRLQCYEGLDAATAVYEWNFAAQMIAIRAAEAAGEADRGQLQHDLFGPDFLIERPLLQAMRPDETGAPILLIDELDRTDEPFEAFLLEALSDFQVTIPELGTITAPEPPVVILTSNRTREVHDALKRRCLYHWVDYPDFDRELEILHARAPEVAEALSRQIVAFVQALRTEDLFKKPGVAETIDWAKCLLALDVIDLSPEVISDTLGAILKYQDDIMKIQGSEAKRLLDEAKSSLETA, from the coding sequence ATGATGGATCACCAAGGCGCCGGTCTGCCCGGCTCGATCGATGCGGTGCAGGACATGCTGGCCCGCAGCGGCTATGTCTGCCCGCGCCCGCTGGCCACGGTGCTGTTTCTGGCGCTGCGGCTCGGGCGGCCGCTGTTTCTCGAAGGCGAGGCGGGGGTCGGCAAAACCGAGATCGCCAAGGCGCTGAGCCTCGCCACCGGGCGGCGGCTGATCCGCCTGCAATGCTACGAGGGGCTGGATGCGGCCACGGCGGTCTACGAGTGGAACTTTGCGGCGCAGATGATCGCCATCCGCGCCGCCGAAGCTGCTGGCGAGGCTGACCGGGGCCAGCTGCAGCATGATCTTTTCGGCCCGGACTTCCTCATCGAGCGGCCCTTGCTGCAGGCGATGCGCCCGGATGAGACCGGCGCGCCGATCCTGCTGATCGACGAGCTGGACCGCACCGACGAGCCCTTCGAGGCGTTTCTGCTCGAGGCGCTGAGCGATTTTCAGGTCACCATCCCCGAGCTTGGCACGATCACCGCGCCCGAGCCGCCGGTGGTGATCCTCACCTCCAACCGCACCCGCGAGGTGCATGATGCGCTGAAGCGGCGCTGCCTTTATCACTGGGTCGACTACCCCGATTTTGATCGCGAGCTGGAGATCCTGCACGCCCGCGCGCCGGAGGTCGCCGAGGCGCTGTCGCGGCAGATCGTGGCCTTCGTGCAGGCGTTGCGCACCGAGGATCTGTTCAAGAAACCGGGCGTGGCGGAAACCATCGACTGGGCGAAATGCCTGCTGGCGCTCGACGTGATCGACCTCTCGCCCGAGGTGATCTCGGACACGCTCGGCGCGATCCTGAAGTATCAGGACGACATCATGAAAATCCAAGGCTCCGAAGCCAAACGCCTGCTCGACGAAGCCAAATCCTCGCTCGAGACCGCATGA
- a CDS encoding phosphoadenosine phosphosulfate reductase, which translates to MADIMKDSAEQPLDRPAFDDELDLTDVDLSAFTRADWIAEISKLGEEHGFAEPLGKRHHAIFVEDGDTLLVTFESMPGISAYSQTATPLGWEMQAIEGWSNLSVICTADTWFRDEEVTRFFDQLLDDGFFDEFDKVIFYGAGPCGYAAAAYSVAAPGARVVLLQPQATLDPRVAEWDDRFPEMRRVDFTSRFGYAPDMLDAAQAGYVLYDPQQRMDAMHAALFERRNVTRFRLPYMGDALQGDLLELDLIHPILSAAAEDRLDTAEMARLLRKRRGHIPYLRRLLSRLDAENRPLLAEWLCANVTERINAPRFRRRLEALRAEGATPEG; encoded by the coding sequence ATGGCAGATATCATGAAGGACAGCGCGGAACAGCCCCTCGACCGGCCCGCATTCGACGATGAGCTCGACCTCACGGATGTCGATCTCAGTGCGTTCACCCGCGCGGATTGGATCGCCGAGATCTCGAAGCTTGGCGAAGAGCATGGCTTTGCCGAACCGCTGGGCAAGCGGCATCACGCGATTTTCGTCGAGGATGGCGACACGCTGCTGGTTACCTTCGAGAGCATGCCCGGCATCTCCGCCTACAGCCAGACCGCCACGCCGCTGGGCTGGGAGATGCAGGCGATCGAGGGCTGGTCGAACCTGTCGGTGATCTGCACCGCCGACACATGGTTTCGCGACGAAGAGGTGACGCGCTTCTTCGACCAGTTGCTCGACGACGGCTTCTTCGACGAGTTCGACAAGGTGATCTTCTACGGCGCCGGTCCCTGCGGCTATGCCGCCGCCGCCTATTCCGTGGCCGCGCCCGGGGCGCGCGTGGTGCTGCTGCAGCCGCAGGCCACGCTCGATCCGCGCGTCGCCGAATGGGACGATCGCTTCCCCGAAATGCGCCGCGTCGATTTCACCTCGCGCTTCGGCTACGCGCCCGACATGCTGGACGCCGCGCAGGCGGGCTATGTGCTCTACGATCCGCAGCAGCGGATGGACGCCATGCATGCGGCGCTGTTCGAGCGGCGCAATGTCACCCGCTTCCGCCTGCCCTATATGGGCGACGCGCTGCAGGGCGATCTGCTGGAGCTTGACCTGATCCACCCGATCCTTTCCGCCGCCGCCGAGGACCGGCTCGACACCGCCGAGATGGCGCGGCTGCTGCGCAAGCGGCGCGGCCATATCCCCTATCTGCGGCGTCTACTCAGCCGGCTGGATGCCGAGAACCGTCCGCTGCTGGCCGAATGGCTTTGCGCCAATGTCACCGAGCGGATCAACGCCCCGCGCTTCCGCCGCCGACTCGAGGCGCTGCGCGCCGAGGGGGCCACGCCCGAGGGCTGA
- a CDS encoding ASKHA domain-containing protein, which yields MTQDKAPAASAKDPLVVFTPSGKRGRVPTGTPVLDAARRLGVDLDSVCGGRGICSKCQVAPAFGQFAKHGITSNPDALSAWNATEQRYADKRGLPEGRRLGCQAQILSDVVIDVPPESQLHRQVIRKSASARAVEMDPAIRLHFIEVTPADMHAPSGDAERTAEALEAQWRISGARPALPVLRTLSQALQDGSGKITVALHHTHVDQPPQIVAAWPGLLDGDAYGLAVDLGSTTIAAHLVSLRSGEVVASAGRMNPQIRFGEDLMSRVSYAMMNPGGAAQMTAAVREALAALAGELTTEAGIPPDRLLDMTIVGNPVMHHLLLGLDPTPLGQAPFALATSSALDLGARDLGLATLPEGARVYLLPLIAGHVGADAAAVALAEDPGASDDLVLIVDVGTNAEILLGNRSRVLACSSPTGPAFEGAQISAGQRAAPGAIEAVRIDPATKEPRFRVIGCPLWSNEDGFAEATAGRGVTGICGSGIIEAVAEMRMAGLVDARGLIGSAAQTGSARMIPEGRTHGYLLHDASASVGPRILVTQADIRAIQLAKAALYAGARLLMDEMGVDEVDRVVLAGAFGAHISPLHALVLGMIPDVPPERVSSAGNAAGTGARIALCSLAARRRIEAQVHQITKVETAVEPRFQEHFVAASALPHAEAPFAHLRQVAPLPEPQFNAGDSGGRRRRGRGQASETI from the coding sequence ATGACCCAAGACAAGGCTCCCGCCGCAAGCGCCAAAGACCCGCTCGTTGTCTTCACCCCGTCGGGCAAACGCGGCCGCGTGCCCACCGGCACCCCGGTGCTCGACGCCGCGCGCCGGTTGGGCGTTGATCTCGACAGCGTCTGCGGCGGCCGGGGCATCTGCTCGAAATGTCAGGTCGCGCCCGCCTTCGGGCAGTTCGCCAAACATGGGATCACCTCCAACCCGGATGCGCTCTCGGCGTGGAACGCCACCGAGCAGCGCTATGCCGACAAGCGCGGCCTGCCCGAGGGGCGCCGCCTTGGCTGTCAGGCGCAGATCCTGTCGGACGTGGTGATCGATGTGCCGCCCGAAAGCCAGTTGCACCGGCAGGTGATCCGCAAATCCGCCAGCGCCCGCGCGGTGGAGATGGACCCGGCGATCCGCCTGCATTTCATCGAGGTCACCCCCGCCGACATGCACGCCCCCAGCGGCGATGCCGAGCGGACCGCCGAGGCGCTGGAGGCGCAGTGGCGCATCTCCGGCGCCCGCCCCGCGCTGCCGGTGCTGAGGACGCTGAGCCAAGCGCTGCAGGACGGCAGCGGCAAGATCACCGTCGCCCTGCACCACACTCATGTGGACCAGCCGCCGCAGATCGTCGCCGCATGGCCCGGACTGCTGGACGGCGATGCCTACGGTCTGGCGGTGGATCTCGGCTCGACCACCATCGCCGCGCATCTGGTCTCGCTGCGCAGCGGAGAGGTCGTGGCCTCGGCGGGCCGCATGAACCCGCAGATCCGCTTTGGCGAGGATCTGATGTCGCGCGTCTCTTATGCCATGATGAACCCCGGCGGCGCGGCGCAGATGACCGCCGCCGTGCGCGAGGCTCTGGCCGCACTGGCGGGCGAGTTGACCACCGAGGCGGGCATCCCGCCGGATCGCCTGCTCGACATGACCATCGTCGGCAACCCGGTGATGCACCACCTGCTGCTCGGCCTCGACCCAACGCCGCTGGGACAGGCGCCCTTCGCCCTCGCCACCTCGTCGGCGCTCGATCTTGGCGCGCGCGATCTGGGCCTTGCCACGCTGCCCGAGGGCGCGCGCGTCTATCTGCTGCCGCTGATCGCCGGCCATGTGGGCGCCGATGCCGCCGCCGTGGCGCTGGCCGAGGATCCGGGCGCGTCCGACGATCTGGTGCTGATCGTCGATGTGGGCACCAACGCCGAGATCCTGCTCGGCAACCGCAGCCGCGTGCTCGCCTGCTCCTCGCCCACCGGCCCCGCGTTCGAGGGCGCGCAGATCAGCGCCGGGCAGCGCGCCGCCCCCGGCGCCATCGAGGCGGTGCGCATCGACCCGGCCACCAAGGAGCCGCGCTTTCGGGTGATCGGCTGCCCGCTCTGGTCCAACGAGGACGGCTTTGCCGAAGCCACCGCAGGCAGAGGCGTCACCGGCATCTGCGGCTCTGGCATCATCGAGGCCGTGGCCGAGATGCGCATGGCCGGGCTGGTGGATGCGCGCGGGCTGATCGGCTCGGCGGCGCAGACCGGCAGCGCCCGGATGATCCCCGAGGGGCGCACCCATGGCTATCTGCTGCATGACGCCAGCGCCTCGGTCGGGCCGCGCATCCTCGTGACCCAAGCCGACATCCGCGCCATCCAACTGGCCAAGGCGGCGCTCTACGCCGGGGCGCGGCTGCTGATGGATGAGATGGGGGTGGATGAGGTCGATCGCGTGGTGCTCGCCGGGGCCTTCGGCGCGCATATCTCACCGCTGCACGCGCTGGTGCTGGGGATGATCCCCGATGTGCCGCCCGAAAGGGTCTCCTCTGCCGGAAACGCTGCGGGCACCGGCGCGCGCATCGCGCTCTGCAGCCTTGCCGCGCGGCGCCGGATCGAGGCGCAGGTGCACCAGATCACCAAGGTGGAAACCGCCGTGGAGCCGCGCTTTCAGGAGCATTTCGTCGCCGCCAGCGCGCTGCCCCATGCCGAGGCGCCCTTCGCCCATCTGCGCCAGGTTGCGCCCCTGCCCGAGCCGCAGTTCAACGCGGGCGACAGCGGCGGACGGCGGCGGCGCGGCCGGGGTCAGGCGTCTGAGACGATCTGA
- a CDS encoding glycosyltransferase family 2 protein, whose product MRICVHIGPEAQTADRLQRVLDGKRRQLDKRGVLYSRSLGARNHTRLYMAVSDPQAVDALRWSRGCATPEAQAALRDAVAADLRAEVAAAQPDLLILSAHQLGSALMSAAEPTRLRALLTPLSEDITIVAHVDTPAQMLARSYAAQLMEGRARGLDLEVGLLDAPDWWHAALASRPPRDPRAGQFPEAQGAPQWLDLARLQHEWEAVFGPGTVQMRSVDPQQLYGAEVTEEIRAAFGIPETIGRAEPAEPPKAPSAAWLSRCRRMNEVLLRRLATDPRLVLQRPLWRRLLTEIKVKSAPLDPAALEAVNARFAADIEALCAQHPGLQLDIGSAASTGAPWQEADPLFGFRATQYLMAFRWRIERASKEAQASEQAALPVSPAPEAAPKAAPKAAPTTAPGLPPHVAQKLAGLQGSPWLPHNNHGTLDEAAPAPDYTPAPRPAETQDRRVILGCMKNEAPYIVEWIAYHRAIGVDDFLIYSNDCEDGTDAILNRLQAMGVLQHRDNSAWSGSSPQQHALDAAQNEPLVRAADWLLHIDVDEFVNIRTGNGTLDDLFAAAPEASHFALTWRLFGHGGVRALSDAPVIAQFSDCAPRYSPKPHTTWGFKTLMRNDGAYAKLSCHRPNKLRKGAEEAVTWVNGSGRDMTAEVARNGWRNSRKSIGYDLVQLNHYALRSAESYLIKRQRGRALHVDRAIGLNYWIRMDWSGARDLTIQRNLPRLRAEIDRLLADPELARLHRAGQAWHRAKATELRATPEFAELYEQALALRLTPAERVAWALSLDMES is encoded by the coding sequence ATGAGAATTTGCGTTCACATCGGTCCCGAGGCGCAAACCGCCGACCGGCTGCAGCGGGTGCTGGACGGCAAGCGCAGGCAGTTGGACAAGCGCGGCGTGCTCTATTCCCGCAGCCTTGGCGCGCGCAACCACACGCGGCTTTACATGGCGGTGAGCGATCCGCAGGCGGTGGATGCGCTGCGCTGGAGCCGCGGCTGCGCCACCCCCGAGGCACAGGCGGCGCTGCGCGACGCGGTGGCGGCGGACCTGCGGGCCGAGGTCGCGGCGGCGCAGCCCGATCTGCTCATCCTCTCGGCGCATCAGCTTGGGTCTGCGCTGATGAGCGCCGCCGAACCGACGCGGCTGCGCGCGCTGCTCACCCCGCTCAGCGAAGACATCACCATTGTCGCGCATGTGGACACCCCCGCGCAGATGCTGGCGCGCAGCTATGCGGCGCAGTTGATGGAGGGGCGCGCGCGCGGGCTGGATCTGGAGGTTGGCCTGCTGGACGCGCCCGACTGGTGGCATGCCGCGCTGGCGAGCCGTCCGCCGCGCGATCCGCGTGCAGGGCAGTTCCCCGAGGCGCAGGGCGCGCCGCAGTGGCTCGATCTCGCGCGGCTGCAGCACGAGTGGGAGGCGGTCTTTGGCCCCGGCACCGTGCAGATGCGCAGCGTCGATCCGCAGCAGCTTTACGGCGCGGAGGTCACCGAGGAAATTCGCGCGGCTTTCGGCATTCCTGAGACCATTGGGCGGGCAGAGCCAGCAGAGCCGCCCAAGGCCCCCTCTGCCGCATGGCTCAGCCGCTGCCGGAGGATGAACGAGGTGCTGCTGCGCCGTCTTGCCACCGATCCGAGGCTGGTGCTGCAACGCCCGCTCTGGCGGCGGCTGCTGACCGAGATCAAGGTGAAGAGTGCGCCGCTGGATCCAGCCGCGCTGGAGGCGGTGAATGCCCGCTTTGCCGCGGATATCGAGGCGCTCTGCGCGCAGCATCCGGGGCTGCAACTGGACATCGGGAGCGCCGCCAGCACGGGTGCGCCGTGGCAAGAGGCCGATCCGCTCTTTGGCTTTCGCGCCACGCAATATCTCATGGCCTTCCGCTGGCGCATCGAGCGCGCTTCAAAAGAAGCCCAAGCGTCTGAGCAAGCCGCCCTCCCCGTCAGCCCCGCCCCAGAAGCCGCCCCTAAAGCAGCCCCTAAAGCAGCCCCGACCACGGCCCCCGGCCTTCCCCCGCATGTGGCGCAGAAACTGGCGGGTCTGCAGGGCTCGCCATGGCTGCCGCACAACAATCACGGCACATTGGACGAGGCCGCCCCGGCGCCGGACTACACGCCCGCGCCGCGCCCGGCCGAGACGCAGGACCGCCGCGTCATCCTCGGCTGCATGAAGAACGAGGCGCCCTATATCGTCGAGTGGATCGCCTATCACCGCGCCATCGGCGTGGATGACTTCCTGATCTACTCCAACGATTGCGAAGATGGCACCGACGCGATCCTGAACAGGCTGCAAGCCATGGGCGTGCTGCAGCACCGCGACAACTCTGCATGGTCCGGAAGCTCGCCGCAGCAGCATGCGCTCGACGCCGCGCAGAACGAGCCGCTGGTGCGCGCTGCCGATTGGCTGCTGCACATCGACGTCGACGAGTTCGTCAACATCCGCACCGGCAATGGCACGCTAGATGATCTCTTTGCCGCCGCGCCCGAGGCCAGCCATTTTGCCCTGACGTGGCGGCTCTTTGGGCATGGCGGGGTGCGGGCGCTAAGCGATGCGCCGGTGATCGCGCAATTCAGCGACTGCGCGCCGCGCTACAGCCCCAAGCCGCACACCACATGGGGCTTCAAAACGCTGATGCGCAACGATGGCGCCTATGCCAAGCTCTCGTGCCACCGCCCCAACAAGCTGCGCAAGGGCGCCGAGGAGGCGGTGACCTGGGTCAATGGCTCGGGCCGTGACATGACGGCGGAGGTGGCGCGAAACGGCTGGCGCAACTCGCGCAAATCCATCGGCTATGATCTGGTGCAGCTCAACCATTACGCCCTGCGCTCGGCGGAAAGCTACCTGATCAAACGCCAGCGCGGGCGGGCGCTGCATGTGGACCGGGCGATCGGGCTGAACTACTGGATCCGCATGGACTGGTCGGGGGCGCGCGATCTCACCATCCAGCGCAACCTGCCGCGCCTGCGCGCCGAGATAGACCGGCTTTTGGCCGACCCCGAGCTTGCGCGCCTGCACCGCGCCGGGCAGGCGTGGCACCGCGCCAAGGCCACCGAGCTGCGCGCCACGCCCGAGTTTGCCGAGCTTTACGAACAGGCGCTGGCGCTGCGCCTCACCCCCGCCGAGCGCGTCGCATGGGCGCTGTCGCTTGACATGGAGAGCTGA